The proteins below come from a single Bacteroidia bacterium genomic window:
- a CDS encoding CPBP family intramembrane metalloprotease: protein MNKKIELSPVLLLIAGLLISVGMVIIFQSLAMVLTVPIFGIPMKDLASLTKNPAYVHATRFIQFVTQIGWFFVSIWLIIRLYIPKPFEYFGIRLPQPYAIWVLALAGMLTIQVLVGWTAQVNAKIPLPDALVRMEKDAETITNLFLKAENVWILLVNLLIIALVPGIGEELFFRGFMQNTLLKVAHHHVAIWVTAAVFSAIHFQFMGFIPRIILGAYLGYLAYYGKSILPSMLAHTFNNGMQVLMVYLNQDLLGMSVDDPKNQTFTLWDIFVSVILTVFTLVMVAYLSNRFSENKFAEPVN from the coding sequence ATGAATAAAAAAATTGAACTTTCTCCTGTTTTGCTACTTATTGCAGGACTTTTGATTTCAGTAGGTATGGTCATCATTTTTCAGAGTTTAGCTATGGTGTTGACCGTACCTATTTTTGGTATTCCTATGAAAGATTTGGCTTCTCTTACGAAGAATCCTGCTTATGTTCATGCTACTCGGTTTATTCAATTTGTTACTCAAATAGGTTGGTTTTTTGTATCTATTTGGTTAATTATACGCTTGTATATTCCAAAACCTTTTGAGTATTTTGGTATTCGCTTACCACAGCCGTATGCTATTTGGGTACTAGCTTTGGCAGGGATGCTTACTATTCAAGTTTTAGTAGGTTGGACGGCACAAGTTAATGCTAAAATTCCCTTACCTGATGCACTTGTGCGCATGGAAAAAGATGCAGAAACTATAACGAATTTATTTCTCAAAGCTGAAAATGTGTGGATACTTTTGGTCAATCTACTCATTATTGCTCTTGTTCCTGGAATAGGGGAGGAACTCTTTTTTAGGGGCTTTATGCAAAACACTCTGCTTAAAGTAGCTCATCATCATGTAGCTATATGGGTAACCGCAGCAGTATTTTCAGCAATACACTTTCAATTCATGGGCTTTATCCCGCGAATAATATTAGGTGCATATTTAGGATATTTAGCGTACTATGGCAAAAGTATTTTACCCAGCATGTTAGCTCATACGTTCAATAATGGCATGCAAGTATTGATGGTCTACCTCAATCAGGATTTACTGGGTATGAGCGTAGATGACCCCAAAAATCAAACATTTACCTTATGGGACATTTTTGTATCTGTGATACTGACGGTATTTACTTTGGTTATGGTAGCTTATTTGAGTAACCGTTTTTCAGAGAATAAATTTGCTGAACCAGTAAATTAA
- the murF gene encoding UDP-N-acetylmuramoyl-tripeptide--D-alanyl-D-alanine ligase, translating into MYEKIYSHFLKYPHICTDTRRLVQGDFFWALKGKRYDANEMVKEALEKGASAVVTQNPAWKNHPNVFYVPDTLQALQELATFHRSQFNIPVIAICGSNGKTTTKELAYRALSTQYRTLYTEGNLNNHIGIPLTLLKLHKTHQIAVIEMGANHQGEIAQYCTWVKPTYGLTTNIGKSHLEGFGGLEGVAKGEGELYDYLMQQNGFLFVNQDDKYLREQTLHAKNKLTYGIYHSADIQASFQTDEQGKVSISIEYPSKKLHYPSIKSQIYGHYNAENILAACAIAIYFGISELNIRKAVGEYIPQNNRSQIKQYKGYTFIMDAYNANPSSMQVALKAFSDQKTEKKKVAILGDMFELGEESIKEHEEIGLFCNTLNIDEVIFIGTLMQHAKKRCLLPSWHFESVEEFLEVASEHIQPDSIVLLKASRSMKLERIWEFIHHQLIEN; encoded by the coding sequence ATGTATGAGAAAATTTATTCTCATTTTTTGAAATATCCCCATATCTGTACAGATACGCGCAGGTTAGTACAAGGGGACTTTTTTTGGGCACTGAAAGGAAAACGATACGATGCTAATGAAATGGTTAAAGAAGCTCTAGAAAAAGGAGCTTCGGCAGTGGTTACTCAAAATCCTGCTTGGAAAAATCACCCAAATGTATTTTACGTTCCTGATACACTACAAGCTTTGCAAGAATTAGCTACTTTTCATCGTAGCCAGTTCAACATACCTGTTATAGCTATTTGTGGTTCAAATGGTAAAACTACTACCAAAGAACTTGCGTACAGAGCTTTGTCCACTCAATACAGGACTTTGTACACAGAAGGTAACTTGAATAATCATATTGGAATTCCTCTAACGCTGCTTAAACTACACAAAACTCATCAAATTGCTGTGATTGAAATGGGCGCTAATCATCAAGGAGAAATTGCACAATACTGTACTTGGGTAAAACCTACATACGGACTAACTACCAACATTGGTAAATCTCATTTAGAAGGTTTTGGAGGTTTAGAAGGGGTTGCCAAGGGCGAAGGAGAACTCTATGACTATTTGATGCAACAGAATGGTTTTTTATTTGTCAATCAAGATGATAAGTATTTGAGAGAACAAACATTACACGCTAAAAACAAACTTACTTATGGCATCTACCATTCCGCCGATATTCAGGCTTCTTTTCAAACTGATGAACAGGGTAAAGTATCTATCTCTATTGAGTATCCCTCAAAAAAATTACATTATCCAAGTATAAAAAGTCAAATTTACGGACATTATAATGCAGAAAATATATTAGCTGCTTGTGCAATTGCCATCTACTTTGGTATATCGGAACTCAATATTCGTAAAGCAGTAGGTGAGTATATTCCTCAAAACAATCGTTCGCAGATTAAACAATACAAGGGATATACCTTTATCATGGATGCTTACAACGCCAATCCTAGCTCTATGCAAGTAGCACTGAAAGCGTTTTCGGATCAAAAAACAGAAAAAAAGAAAGTAGCTATATTGGGAGATATGTTTGAATTAGGCGAAGAAAGTATCAAAGAGCATGAAGAAATTGGACTTTTTTGCAATACTCTTAACATTGATGAAGTAATATTCATTGGTACGTTAATGCAGCATGCTAAAAAACGGTGTTTGTTACCTTCATGGCACTTTGAAAGTGTGGAAGAATTTTTAGAAGTTGCTAGCGAACATATTCAACCTGACAGCATAGTTTTACTCAAAGCATCGCGCTCAATGAAATTAGAGCGAATATGGGAATTTATACATCACCAACTGATAGAAAATTAG
- a CDS encoding DUF3467 domain-containing protein — translation MQEQNQINIELDEERAEGTYANLAIISHSSSEFVIDFIRVMPGLPKAKVKSRIILTPEHAKRLLGALHDNIMKYESTFGEISIPQEISGFMNNNAIGKA, via the coding sequence ATGCAGGAGCAAAATCAAATCAATATTGAACTAGATGAGGAGCGTGCAGAGGGAACATACGCAAATCTTGCTATTATTTCGCACTCTTCCTCTGAATTTGTAATTGACTTTATCCGGGTAATGCCTGGTTTGCCCAAAGCTAAGGTCAAATCAAGAATCATTCTTACACCTGAACATGCTAAACGCTTACTGGGAGCTTTACATGACAATATCATGAAGTATGAAAGTACTTTCGGAGAAATTTCTATTCCGCAAGAAATAAGCGGATTTATGAACAATAATGCTATTGGTAAAGCATAA
- a CDS encoding adenylate kinase: protein MLNIILFGPPGAGKGTQSERIVAEFNLFHISTGNILREEVRQQTELGLAAKAIMDSGQLVSDEIILAMVEKVIEQNKDKVKGFIFDGFPRTLAQAEGLSHLLKKMNLPLSAVISLVVEEAELVQRLLKRAQEAGRSDDTEEVIRKRQEVYRQETMPLLDYYQERNLLYSVNGIGSIEDIYQNIKNILKKLSSL from the coding sequence ATGCTCAATATCATTTTGTTTGGTCCGCCTGGCGCGGGAAAAGGCACACAGTCTGAAAGGATTGTAGCAGAATTTAATTTATTTCACATTTCTACGGGAAATATTCTGCGAGAGGAAGTAAGGCAGCAGACAGAGTTAGGTTTAGCGGCTAAAGCTATAATGGATTCGGGTCAGTTAGTTTCAGATGAAATTATTTTAGCTATGGTAGAAAAAGTGATTGAACAGAACAAAGATAAAGTAAAAGGTTTTATTTTTGATGGATTTCCTCGCACGCTTGCTCAGGCAGAAGGATTGAGTCATTTGCTTAAAAAAATGAACTTACCTCTTTCAGCAGTGATTAGCTTAGTGGTTGAGGAAGCAGAGCTAGTTCAGCGTTTGCTCAAACGCGCCCAAGAAGCAGGGAGAAGTGATGATACAGAAGAGGTGATAAGAAAACGTCAGGAAGTGTATCGCCAAGAAACTATGCCTTTGCTTGACTACTATCAAGAACGAAATTTACTATATAGCGTTAACGGTATAGGTAGCATTGAAGACATTTATCAAAACATTAAAAACATTTTGAAAAAATTATCATCTTTGTAA
- a CDS encoding alpha/beta hydrolase codes for MELFTHFGNGSVLIIAFGGYRQDMRNFIPLVEQTQDAFQWLLVHLPFINPESSIQNKLTPDGLTQIIHSQLQKYRYQKVYLLGFSIGGRIAQVIFLRSPEKFNGLILINTDGLKKHFLQWATEKKWLSEQFLYQVIEQTNFWRCLIQLAYKMRFIPAKRKNFYLKHIQNTHRRKILIKIWKMYADFKPNLNQLFKYRDKVVLIWSKQDEVLPFKIGIRAAQKLNITLHSVEGGHNIIESQPIKVAGILNSVI; via the coding sequence GTGGAACTTTTCACTCATTTTGGAAATGGCAGTGTGTTAATTATCGCCTTTGGTGGATATAGGCAGGATATGCGTAATTTTATACCCCTAGTGGAACAAACCCAAGATGCATTTCAGTGGTTATTAGTCCATTTGCCTTTTATCAATCCTGAAAGCAGCATACAAAATAAATTAACTCCCGATGGACTTACACAAATCATACATTCCCAACTTCAAAAGTACAGATATCAAAAAGTGTATCTGTTGGGATTTAGCATAGGTGGGCGTATTGCACAGGTAATTTTTCTTCGTTCTCCTGAAAAATTTAATGGACTTATTCTCATCAACACTGACGGTTTGAAAAAACATTTCTTGCAGTGGGCTACCGAAAAAAAATGGCTTTCTGAACAGTTTTTGTATCAAGTTATTGAGCAAACGAACTTTTGGCGATGTTTGATACAGTTAGCATACAAAATGAGGTTCATTCCTGCTAAACGAAAAAACTTTTATCTTAAACATATTCAAAATACACACCGAAGAAAAATTTTAATCAAAATTTGGAAAATGTACGCAGATTTTAAGCCCAATCTTAATCAATTGTTCAAGTACCGTGATAAAGTAGTGCTTATTTGGAGCAAGCAAGATGAAGTATTGCCTTTCAAAATAGGTATCCGCGCCGCGCAAAAGCTGAACATTACTTTACACAGTGTAGAGGGTGGGCATAATATCATAGAAAGCCAACCTATTAAAGTGGCAGGTATTCTCAATTCTGTAATTTAA
- a CDS encoding MarR family transcriptional regulator, whose protein sequence is MKLAEAQEKFIQSWGALASSWGINRTMAQVHALLMIAPQPMSAEEIMERLNISRGSANMNLRALIDWGLVRKELKQGDRKEYFVAEKDIWTIAMRIIQERKRRELNPVSRIIEEVSEVEIDKNDPEAIAFQQTIENIQKFLTNADILLTRISNADENWFTQVLMKMLTKT, encoded by the coding sequence ATGAAGTTAGCCGAAGCACAAGAAAAGTTTATTCAATCTTGGGGGGCGTTAGCTTCTTCTTGGGGCATCAATAGAACAATGGCTCAAGTTCACGCCTTACTCATGATAGCCCCTCAACCTATGAGCGCAGAGGAAATAATGGAACGCTTAAATATCTCTCGAGGAAGTGCTAATATGAACTTGCGTGCTTTAATCGATTGGGGCTTGGTCAGAAAAGAACTTAAACAAGGCGATAGAAAAGAATACTTCGTAGCCGAAAAAGACATTTGGACAATAGCAATGCGTATTATCCAAGAACGCAAAAGACGCGAGCTTAATCCTGTTAGCCGAATTATTGAAGAAGTTTCCGAAGTAGAGATAGATAAAAATGACCCCGAAGCCATAGCTTTCCAGCAAACTATTGAAAATATCCAAAAATTTCTTACAAATGCAGATATTTTGCTTACTCGTATTAGCAATGCCGATGAAAATTGGTTTACACAGGTACTGATGAAAATGCTTACAAAAACTTGA
- the nuoE gene encoding NADH-quinone oxidoreductase subunit NuoE yields the protein MAMHISPSTPQEVDNTKYEFSEEELKEVQYHISKYPDKQSAVMPVLWMAQEKYGWLSEGAIKLVADTLGLSFAHVYGVATFYTMYFKRKMGKYLLEICTCLTCGICGGPEMVEYTKKKIQANEEGISPDGLFWVREAECLGACDTAPVMQFNNGHYVHNLTPEVIDQLIENVRNGKLPEFVSIPLRDQSIIDD from the coding sequence ATGGCAATGCATATTTCGCCTTCTACACCGCAGGAAGTAGATAACACAAAATATGAATTTTCCGAAGAGGAACTTAAAGAAGTACAATATCATATCAGCAAATATCCTGATAAGCAATCTGCTGTGATGCCCGTTTTGTGGATGGCACAAGAAAAATACGGCTGGCTATCCGAGGGCGCTATAAAATTAGTAGCCGATACCTTAGGGCTTTCCTTTGCCCATGTATATGGGGTAGCCACTTTTTACACTATGTACTTCAAACGAAAAATGGGCAAATACTTGTTAGAGATATGTACCTGTTTAACTTGTGGCATCTGCGGAGGTCCTGAAATGGTAGAATATACCAAAAAGAAAATTCAAGCAAACGAAGAAGGTATCTCCCCTGATGGTTTATTTTGGGTCAGAGAAGCAGAGTGTCTTGGTGCTTGCGACACTGCTCCTGTAATGCAATTTAATAACGGACACTACGTTCACAACCTTACGCCCGAAGTCATAGACCAACTTATAGAAAATGTCCGAAATGGCAAACTTCCCGAGTTTGTATCTATCCCACTACGCGACCAAAGCATCATAGATGATTAA